The genome window GGACCGGAATTCCCTGGGGTACAGCTCCTCCAGGCGTGCGACGACCTCCGGAGGAATTTCGTTGCGCATGATCGTGAAGCAGGAGCGCACCCGCATCTGGTCCATCTGGGTGACCGCGGCCCCGAGCGAGGGCCACCAGGTCTCCACCGGGCCGTTCCAGGTGGTGTCCAGCGCGAGCATCATCTGCGTGTAGGCGTCGTCGAACGATTCGAGTTCCTTGCGCACCTCGGGCCCGCGCGGATCGAGGGCCAGCACCGCCTCGTAGCCGTCCGCGGGAACGGCGAGGGTGTTGATGACCACCGGCCAGACGATCTCCTCGCCGGTGAAGAACTCGCGCTCCGTCTCCCGGGAGAAGGGCACCGCGTCGAGGGGCTGGTAGCGCCGGCCGTAGCGCAGCTCGGCGAACCGGGCGTAGTGGGAGCCCTCCTTCTGGAAGGTCTCGGCGGCCGTCTCCACGGTGCCCTCGCCGCCGCCTTCGCCCTGCTCGGTGATGATGTCCAGCGCGTGCAGGAACGAGGCGACAGGGTCCGGGTCGTCCCTGTCGAACGTGAGGTAGCCGAGGTTTCCGCCGACCTGGTTGGCCGGCCCGCCCAGGCGTACGGACCGCTCGACGGCCGCCGCGTTGCGCTTGATCGCGTTTCGGATGGCGTCGTAGAAAGCGCCGATCGTGGGATAGGAGGCGCCGCGCTGCCGGGTGTTGAGGACGAACAGCGGTGCTTCCAGTCGCATGAACGACTCCAGCGCGGCGCCGGACAGTTTCGCCAGCCGCGGCCTCAGGTCGGGGGCGACTGCGCCGGGCAGGCCGCCGCTGCCGGGATAGGTCGGTTTGAGGCCCTTGATCGCGGGGCTTCCGCCGAGTGCGGCGACCATGTTGGCGGCGATGGCCATGTGGACCATCTCCTCCATCAGGACGCTGCGGATGGTGTTGTACGAGGGGTAGTTCTGCACCTCGAGCGAGTACATCGCGGCGCAGTACAGCGGCATGGTGGAGTGCTCCAGCGCGATCGCCGTCTGCAGGGCGCCGCGGATCCAGCTGAGGTCTCTGAGGTCGACCGGTGTGGGCATGTGAGGCTCCCGGGTGCGTCGGCGCTCAGGCTTCGGCGGACTCGTCGAGCGGCGGGAAGAGCATCGGCTGGAAGAAGTTCTGGAAGGACTCCTCCAGCTCGGGGTGCTGGTAGAACTCCGGCCCGGTCTCCTCGAAGATCGCGTCCCCGATGCCGCCGATGGTGTCGAACATCATCGAGACGATGGTGCCGACCTCCCGGCCGAAGTAGTGCGCCACCATGGCGACCGCACCGCCGTTCACGCCGTAGGAGCCGGTGAACGTCCATATGCGCGACGCGGTGTTGGCGATCCACATCCGGCGGCCGAGGGGCACGTTGAAGCCCTCGCCGCGCAGTCCGCGGGCCACCGCGGCCACACAGGTCAACGGCTCGTCGTTGACGATTCCGGAGCGGGCGATGACGCCGACGCCCGAGCAGTTGGCGGCGATGACCTTGCCCGCTTCGTGGTGGCGCCGGATGAGCTTGTGCACACGGTCGTTGGTCAGCAGCGCGCCGGAGCCGACACCGCCCGGGATGTACAGGATGTCGAACAGGTCGTCGTCGTTCAGTACCGAGTCGGCGACGACGTTCGTGCCCATCTGCATCTTGACGACGCCGGGCTCCAGGGAGACCAGGCGCACGTCGAGCTCGCGGTTGGCGGCCTCCCGCTCCCACGGCGCGATCTGTCCGCTGGTGACCAGCGCGACGCCCTTGAAGATCTCCAGCGGTGTGATGGTGTCCTGCTCGGAGCATGCCTCGTAGCCGAGAACCGCGATGGAGCCGATCTGGGCCGGCGCCCCGCCGGATGCCGTGGTACCGAGGGCGGGTGTGGACGTGGGTGTACTCACAGTGCTCCCCCATTCGTGTGTGTGCGGGGCCGGCCGGCTCGGACACCGCCGGACCTGAACCCGGCCCCGCCAGGAAACAGTGCCAACAGCACCGGGGTGGCTTCAAATAAGCAACCCGGGGAGGGCCATTACTTCAGTGAGGGCCCCCGGGATGGTTATCGGGGACTACCGCCCCGGCTATTTGGACCATTCAGGCCGTCCGGCTACTGTCCTTTCCCGGACGGGGAGTCCACACTCAAATGCTCGATTGGGGGATCGACATGTCTGAGCTGACGCAGAATTTGAGTCCGATCGATATGGCGGTGAGAATAGACCCGGGCCCACGGGATTTCGCCGCTCTGAACGAAGTCGTCCGTAAAGGCTCCCGCATCGGAAACGAGAGCCTGGACGAGGACGGCCACCTCAACGAGATCATCCCCAAGCCGTGGGGGCTCGAGTACCGCATCTACGTCGACGATTTCATCGACGTGTGGAATCTGAAGATCGACGAGGGCGAGTCCACGTCGATGCACGTGCACCCCCGCAAGCTGACGTATCTCCTCTGCCTCGCGGGGCAGGGTGTGACCGACACGCTGACGGGCGAGATCCCGGTGGGCAGCGGATCGGTCCTGCGCATCGGGGGCGGCGCCTTCCACTCCTCCCGGAGTATCGGCCCCGGCCCGCTGTGGCTGGTCGAGGTCGAGGCACCGCGCAACAAGTTCGACCTGATCCGGTTGCGCGACACCTACGACCGGCAGGGCACCGCCTACGAGCGGCACCACACCGAGGCACCCGAACTGCCGGCGAGGCCGGTGACGTATCTGCCGCAGGCGCGGCTGCGGGACCGGTCCCCGGGCTCGGAGTTCGCGTTCTCCATCCGGGCCGGTGCGGACGTGTTCTACCGGCGCCAGGAGCGGGACCTGTTCCACGTCCCGCTCGGCCTGACCGGAGTGGTCACCGGCGAGGTGGACATCCTCGCCCCTGCACAGGGCGACGTGCGCCGTCCCGCGCTGGACCAGTACTACCTCTCGCTCGCGCTCGCCTGACCCTCCGGGCCGGCCCCGGCCCGGACGACGGAACCCGCACCGAACGGCCCACTCAGCAACCACGCCGAAGAAGGAGCACACTCATGCCCAGTGCCGTCATCATCACCGGCCCCGGATTCCAGGACCACGACGTGGTCTACACCTACTACCGGCTTCTCGAAGAGGGCTGGCACGTGGACGTGGCCACCCGCAACGGCGCCGATGTCGTCGGCAAGTACGGCGTCCCGCTGCCCATGGACAAGACCGCCAAGCCGCTGATCGCCTTCGAGCAGCTGGACGCCGCGGCCTACGACGCGGTCATCCTCACCGGCGGCCACGAGGCGCCTGACCGGGTGCGCCAGGACGCCCGTGTCCTCGACTTCGTCCGCGCCATGGACGCGGCCGAGAAGGTCGTCGCCGGCCTGTGCCACGGCCCGTGGATCATGGTCTCCGCCGGCGTGCTCAAGGGCCGTCGCGCCTGCGCCTACATAGGTCTGCGCGACGATGTGATCAACGCCGGCGCCGACGTCGTGGACTCCGACGTGATCGTCGACGGCCACATCATCACCTGCTCCTACTACGCCTATGTGGGCCGGTTCATGCAGCGGGTCTTCGAAACGGTCGCCAAGAAGCAGGTGGCAGCGGCCTGAGTGGCCGTTGTCACCCGCGGGGGGCGCGCCCCCATCCCCCGTACGGCGCGCGCCCTTCGCATCCTCGAGGCCTTGAGGAGACACCTTGCTGATACTCGACTTCGACGGCGTCATCGCCGACGCCTTCACCGAGTGCGCTGTCGTCACCCACTACGCCGACCACGACCCGGCCACGGTCGCGGCCAAGCCGATCGCCGAGCTGGCGGCGGCCATGCCCGCCGGGTTCGTGTCCCGCTTCCGCACGGTCCGCACCTACGCCCGGCTGCTGGACGACTTCATGGTGGCCCGCGACCCCGCCGCCGACTCGATCCGTGGCCTGAAGGACTTCGAGGCCCTCGCGGCCCGCATCCCGGGGCCCAGGCTCGACGCCCTGGTACGGGGCGCGACCGCGGTACGGGCCGCGCTGCGCGAGCGCCGGCGTACGGAGTGGCTGGACCTCCACACCCTGTATCCGGGAATCGCCGGGCTGCTCCGCCGCCACAGCGGCAGAGGCACGTCGATCGTCACGGCGAAGGACGAGCAGAGCGTGTGGGAGATCCTGGCCCACCACGGTCTGGACGTCACCGTGGCCCAGGTCGTCGGCGAGTGCTCGGACAAGCGCACGGTCGTGCGGCGGATCGCCGCGGCCGACGGACTCCCGCCGGACGCCGTCACGTTCATCGACGACCACATCACCAACGCGCTCGCGGTGCGCGACACGGGTGCCACGAGCCTGTGGGCGTGGTGGGGCTACCACACGCCCGAGCACGTCGAGCGTGCCATCGCACGCAGGCAGCGGCGGGTGTACCTGCCCGAACTGGCGGAGCTGACCGCCTGATCGGCGCCTTCGCCCACCGCACCCCGCTCCACCGGACACATCTCACGACGGAGGATTGACATGCCGAAGGTTCTCTTCGCCCTCACCTCGCACGGCCGGCTCGGCGACACCGGCCGCACCACCGGCTTCTACGTCCCCGAGGTCGCCCACCCCGCCGAGGTCTTCCGGGCGGCCGGCTGGGACATCGCGTTCGTGTCGGTCGCCGGCGGGCAGCCGCCGCGCGACGGGATCAAGCCGGACGACACCGTCACGGCCCGATTCCTGGCCGACAACGAGGCAGCGCTCGCCGCCACCCCCACCGCCGCGGAACTCGACGCCGCCGACTACGACGCCGTCTACTTCGCCGGTGGCCACGGCACGATGTGGGACTTCCCCGACGCGACCGCGCTGGCGCGGCTGGCCGCGGCCGTCTACGAGCGCGGCGGGGTCGTCGCCGCCGTCTGCCACGGTCCGGCCGCCCTGGTGAACCTCACCCTCACGGACGGCTCTCATCTGGTCGCCGGCAAGCAGGTCTCGTCCTTCACCGACGAGGAGGAGGCCGCCGTGGGACTGTCCGACGTCGTGCCCTTCGCCCTGGAGACCGCCCTGACCGAACGGGGCGCGAAGTTCACCAAGGCCGCGAACTTCACCGAGCACGCGGTGGCCGACACCCGTCTCGTGACGGGTCAGAACCCGGCTTCGGCCGCCAAGGTCGCCGAACTGGCAATTCTTCAGAGCGCCAACTGACCAGTTGAAAAAGAAACGGGTTCACTATCAGCGGGGCGGATTCTCGCCGCCCCGCTGATACGATTTTGTAACTTTACAAGGGCTTGAAAGCGACTTGAAGACCCCCGCGATGCGGACCGGTATCGTTCGAACCGATGCTCGGGGCGGTCGCATAGCGCGGAACACCCCGACCACCGCCGGTTGGGGGGCCGGTACGACTATGCAGCTGGGATGGCTACAGACCTTCATCGCCGTATGTCACACAGGCTCGTTCACCAAAGCGGCCCGGCAACTCGGCCTCACACAGCCGGCGGTCACTCAGCAGATCCGCTGCCTCGAGAGCGAACTGGGCAAGCCGCTGTTCCACCGCACGCCGCAAGGCGCGACACCCACCGCGGAGGGAAAGGCGCTGGCCTACGAGATCGAGGCATCCATGGCCGAGATCAACTCAGCCGTTTCACGCCACTTCGCCGACACCACGGAGAACCGTCCCATCCGCCTGGGCGGGCCGGCGGAGTTGGTGACCGCCAGGGTCATGGCGTCCATCAGCCAGCTCATCGCCGCCGGCCTCGACGTCCGCATCAGCCTCGGCGAGGCGTCGAGCCTCCTGGAGGACCTTCGCAGCGGGCATCTGGACATCGTGGTGTCCACGATCCAGCCCCAGGGCCGCGGGGTGGACTTCACTCCTCTGACGGACGAGGAGTTCGCCCTGCTCGCCTCGCCCCGGATCGCCGCAGGGGTACCGGCGGACGCCGAGGACTGCGAGAAGTTGAAGGTCCTGGCGAAACTCCCGATGATCGCGTACGCGGAGACGCTGCCGATCATCCGCCGCTACTGGCGCACGGTCTTCGATGCCCCGCCACCGAGTCCGCCGGCGGTGGTGGTCCCCGACCTGCGCGCCGTGATCGCGGCTGTCACGTCGTCGGCGGGCATCTCGGTCCTGCCGACATATCTGTGCGCCGCGGAACTGGCCTCCGGGGCGCTGGTTCCCCTGATGGAACCGGAGATCCCGCCCATCAACACCCTCTACCTGGCCACGCGCTCCGGCACCCTCTCCGAACCTCGGCTGGCGCGACTCCACGAGCACCTGGTTCGCGATGCCCGGGGGTGGACGTGAGGGGCAGTGGGAGCTGCAAGGGCAGGTGAAGGGAGGGCCCTGTCTCGACAGTGGTCAGCGCGTGAACGCCTTGCGGAGACGTTCCGTCGCGTCCGCCAGCACCTCGGTGCGTTTGCAGAACGCGAACCGGACGTAGGGTGCCCCCGCCTCCTGGTGGTCGTAGAAGACCGCGTTCGGGATGGCGACGACACCCGCCCGCTCGGGCAGGGCGCGGCAGAAGGCGAAGCCGTCGCTCTCGCCGAGGGGGCGGATGTCGGTGGTGACGAAGTAGGTGCCCGCGGGCCGGAAGACCCGGAAGCCGGCGTCCGTCAGCCCCGCCGAAAGCAGGTCCCGCTTGGCCAGCATGTCCGCGCGGAAGGCGTCGAAGTACGAGTCCGGCAGGGCCAGCGCCTCGGCCACCGCGTACTGGAACGGCCCGGACGCCACGTAGGTCAGGAACTGCTTGGCCGACCGCACCGCCGCGACCAGCCCCGGCGCCGCCGTCACCCAGCCGACCTTCCACCCCGTGAACGAGAACGTCTTCCCGGCCGATCCGATGGTCACCGTCCGCTCGCGCATCCCGGGGAAGGTCGCCAGCGGTACGTGCTCCGCCTCGTCGAACACCAGGTGCTCGTACACCTCGTCGGTGACCACCAGCAGATCGCGCTCGACGGCCAGCTCGGCGATCGTCCGCAGTTCCTCGCGGGTGAGCACGGTCCCGGTCGGGTTGTGCGGGGTGTTGATCAGCAGCAGCCGGGTCCGGTCGGTGACGGCGTCGCGCAGCTCGTCCAGGTCCAGCCGGAAGCCGCCCTCGGACGGGCGCAGCGTGACCGGTACGCGCCGGCCGCCCGCCATCGCGATGCAGGCGGCGTACGAGTCGTAGTACGGCTCCAGGGCGACCACCTCGTCGCCCGGTTCCAGCAGCGCCAGCAGCGCCGCGGCGATCGCCTCCGTCGCGCCGGCGGTGACCAGGACCTCCGTGTCGGGGTCGTACGCGAGCCCGTAGCGCCGCTCCTGGTGGACGGCGATCGCGGCACGCAGCTCGGGGACGCCGGGCCCCGGCGGGTACTGGTTGCCGCGCCCGTCACGCAGCGCCCGTACGGCGGCCTCGCGCACGTCCTCGGGGCCGTCGGTGTCGGGGAAGCCCTGGCCGAGGTTGATGGACCCGGTGCTCACGGCGAGCGCCGACATCTCGGCGAAGATCGTCGTCCCGAACTCGGTGAGGCGGCGGTTGAGGAAGGGGCGCGCGCTGGAGGTCATGGCCGCCATCCTGCGCCCAAGCTCTCCAGTTCCTCAACTTTCCCTCATGGACGAACACCGGGGCATTCGACGTCCGGCACCGGTGCGCGGACGACCGCGCCGCCGGGGAACGCGCAGGCGGCCCATGAGACTGCTGCGGTTGAGTGACGAGGAGGACGGCTCCAGGAGGATGTCCACGATATGACCAATTGATTCCTCTTACCTTCTTCTGAGATTCCGATGTGCCGCGCAGCAGGCGGTCGCCTGCGTCCGCAACCCATGGAGGTCATCGAATGAAATTCCGTCCCTGGGTCGCAGCGCCGCTGGCGGGCGTGGCCATCGCCCTCGTGGCTCCGCCGGCCGGCGTCGCTGCGCAGACGTCCGCACGGCACGCGTCCGGCCCCCTGCGGCTCCATCGAGGGGACTATGGCGGCCACGGTCACCGCAATCCCTGGCGCCACTGTTACAGCCGGCGCCGTGTGGTGCTCATCGACAAGGGACTGAGGGCGATTCTGAGGAATGGCCGACGCGGGCCCGAGGCTCTCGTCCTCCAAGGAAGCTCGGCGTCCTCGTCCTGGTCGCCGGCGGCACCGTGGGACACCTTCTCCGTCTCGACGTATTTGGACGTGAACTATCCCACCCAGACCACCGCCCAGTACGAGTTCGCGATCAAGGGCTTCTTCAGGGTCCACCCGGTCTTCGTGGTGAAGGCCTTCGACCGCCATGAGCGAGCCTTTCCCTTTCCGGCCGCACACTGCATCGACGGCGAGGACGGCGAGGACGACGGTGGGCGCGGTCACCGCGGCGACCGTGGTCGTCCGCATGGTGGTAGAGGTGCCGAGGGAAGGGGCTCGTCCGGCTCCCCGTTGCCGCAGAAGGGGGACCACCGTCAAAGCGGCGGGGGTGGGCAGGGGACTCTCGCCCCCGGGGGCGCCGTCCCCCCCGTTCCTGTCCCACGGGACACTGCGACCGCTGCCTGTGGCGTCGACCTTCTGAGCGCGAAGCACATCTTGATCGCGGCCGTCGGTCTGCTGATCGTTCTGGGAATGCTGGCCACGGCCTGGCTTCGCCGCCGTCGTTCTGCCGCGTGACACTCGGCAGGAAGAGCTCGGCAGCGCCTGGCGGTTCGAACGCCACCTGCGGGTGCGCACCGCCGCTCTACTGGTCGTCGAAGGTCTCGGCGTCCTCGTCGGCGGAACTGCTGCTCCCGTCGGAGGCCGAGGTGTCCGAGGGGCTGGGCGTGGCCGAGGGACTGGACGTGTCCGAGGGACTGGGCGTGTTCGAGGAACTCGGGCTGCCCGAGGAAGTGGGTGCGTCCGAGGGGCTCGGGCGGGGGTCGTGGGGGCAGATCCAATAAGGACTCTTGATTCCGTAGCTCAGGCCCCACTCCCTGTCGCAGCCGCCCCAGTACGTCCCCACCCAGCCGCAGTAGGGGCCTCCATAGCTGTAACAGGGGGGCGCCCATGCCTGCGGGCCCGGATTCGGGAAGGGCGGCTGGGGTGATTCGGATTCGCTCGGCGCGATGCCGGAGGCGCTGACCACGCGGACCTGCGTGGCATCGGAACTCCGAGGCGTCCAGCCTGTGGAGAGGGGCAGGCCGATGGCTGAGGCGGAAGCCGCCACCGTTGCAGCGGCGAGACCGCAGCGGATCAGGCGCATGACTGTTCCTCCCGGCTTGATGGTCTGTGGCAGGTCTGGACGACCTCTGGGCACGGGCGCCGCCGCTGTGAGCGCTAAAGCTGAACGTATGGTTTTCAGATCGCCCTTACAGTCAGCGAACCGCCAGTCAGGTGGCCTTGCTCCGGTTTTTCACTCGAAGAGTCTCGCCTCGGAGCACGTCCCTGAGGGACCCTCAGAACTTGCTCAACTCTGCTTTGGCCGGTCACCGCCGCGGGCATCCCCCGACCACGCAGGAAGACAGAGGCGCCCACGGGGGGCCGCTTCGGGGGATGCGAAAGGGGGACGGCGCCATGGTCACCGGCATTTTTCTGGCGATCGTCTGCGTCGTTGTGGTGGCGCTGCTCGTGTCGGCACAGCGTCGTTCGAAGAAGGGGGCGGTGCGGTCGGGGGGCCGCTCCGGGGCGCGGGCACGCACGGGCCGGGGGCACGACGGCAGCTACGGGGGCAGCGGGGACACCGGGGCGGCAGCTGGTGGGTGGCCGGGGCCGACGGCGGTTCGTCGAACGGTCACCACTCCGGCGGTCACCACTCGGGCGGGCACCACTCGTGCGGCGGGGGCCACTCCAGCGGGGGCCACTCCTGCGGCGGCCACTCGTCGTGCGGGTCGTCGTGCGGGTCCTCGTGCGGCGGGGGCGGATGCGGCGGAGGCAACTGACACGGGGCAGTCGAGCTCCGGACGCATCCGGCCGTGCGGACCGGGTGACCGCCGGGAGGAATCCCGGCGGTCACCCGGTCCATGCGCCACAGGTCAGCACGGGACAGACGATTCCCTCTCCCGAGGGGGCGCGAGGGCGCGTGTTGACGGCGCTGTGCGTGAGACGTGCGCTCATTTCCGAGTCGTGGAGGGGCGCACGGCTTCCACCGCAACACTCCAGGCGCACGCGGTAGTTGAACAATTGAGCTGGGCAGCCCTCGTGGGATGGAAACCCTACGAACTTGGGTAAAAACGCTTTGCCGGAACGACAGTTCATGATTCCCTCTCAACACACCAACGCAGCCCGCGGACGCCCTTCGGACACCTGTCCGGCAGGAGTCCCTCCCCACCGGGCCGACCGGAAGCATTACCCGACTGGCTGAGCCGGCCTTGTCCCCGGCGCCACGACCGGGGTGCTCCGGATCCCCACTTCTCACTTTGCGTGCTAGCGGAGCCGATCCATGCTCACGACCCTGAACACCTCCTACACCGACACGCGCGCGGCCGATCTGGCCTGGACCCTGGGCCGCGAGCCGCTGCCCGCGCTCGCCACCCTCGACCTCGAACTCTCCGGTGCGCAGCTGCAATTGCGGCTCCTCGGCGCGTCCCACCAGGTGCTCCTGGAGGAGGAGCGGGGCGTCTGCTCGGAGACGGTGGCGTGCATCGCGGGCTCCAGCACCCCGCTGCCACTGGGTGTCGCCAAGCGGGTCGGCGACTGGGAGTACGAGTTCGCGGCCCGCGTCGAGGTGCTCTCGCCCGGCTCCTTCGCCGGCCGCGCCCAGGAGCTCCTGGCCCTGGTCTCCGACCACCCCAACGGCCTGGCCGGCGTCTTCCCCGGCAGCCCGCACGCGTTCACCGCGATGCTGGCCCAGCGTCATGAGGGCCAGGTCCACTGGCGCACCTGGCACGCCTACCCGCAGGACGGCCAGTTGGTGGCGACCCGGACCCGGGTCGGGGTGAGGCAGCGGACGAAACGACGGGACGACGCCAGGGAGAAGTCGGTCCTGTCGGGCAGGTGAGGACGATCGGCGCCCATTCACTCATGGCTGTGCACCGTCATCCCGGCCGGCGTGTGCGGACGAGCCCGTTCAGGCCGAAGCGACGCTCCGGGGGCGGTAGCCCCCACTCGGCCGCACCACCCCTCGGTGTCGAACGACCCGGCGCCACACGTGTGGGTGACAAGGCTGAGCGCAAGCGTGACGTAGCGTTCCGAACGTGATCGAACCGCACGCGCCCGCACCACCCGGCGCTGCCGCCTCCTGGGGTGGCGGCCGGAACCAGGCGCGGCTGCCCGTGGGCCCGGGCACCGGGCGGTTCCTGGTCCTCGCCGGGGTGTTCGTCTGCGCGGCCTGTGGACTCGTGTACGAACTCGAACTCGTCGCGCTCGCCTCGTACCTGATCGGCGATTCGGTCACGCAGGCCTCGGTCGTGCTGTCGGTGATGGTGTTCGCGATGGGGGTCGGCTCGCTCGCCGCCAAGCGGCTCCGCTGCCGCGCCGCGGCCGGGTTCGGCGCGGTGGAGGCGGCGCTCGCACTCGTCGGCGGCCTGAGCGCGATGGCCCTGTACGCGGTCTTCGCCTGGACCGGCGGCTGGGGCGGCGTCTGGTCCGGCGGCCCGCGCTGCCTGCTGGTCGCGTTCTCCCTGGCCATCGGGCTGCTCACCGGCGCCGAGGTGCCGCTGCTGATGGAACTGATCCAGCGCATCCGCCGCCAGGACGCGGGCGGCGCGGTCGCGGACCTGTTCGCGGCCGACTACGTGGGCGCACTCGTCGGCGGCCTCGCCTTTCCCTTCCTGCTGCTGCCGCAGCTCGGCCAGCTGACGGGTGCCCTGGTCACCGGTGCGGTGAACGCGGTCGCGGGCGGCGCCCTGGTGCTCGGGCTGTTCCGGCGCGACCTGTCCCGGCGCGGGCGCCGGCTGCTGCTGGTCGCCAACCTGCTCGTCCTCGGCGTACTCGCCGCGGCGGCCGTGCTCGTCGACGACTTCGAACGGGCCGCGCGCCACGCGGTGTACGGCGGTCACGTACGGGTCGCGCTGCGCACCGGCGGCCAGGAGGTGGTGCTGACCGGCGGCACCCCCGGCCGTCCCCTCGACCTGTTCCTCGACGGCCGGCTCCGTGTCGACGGCCGCGACGAACGCCTCTACCACCAGGCGCTGGTGCACCCCGCGATGAGCGGCGGCCCGCACGCGCGCGTGCTCGTCCTCGGCGGTGGCGACGGACTCGCGGCGCGCGAGGTGCTGCGGCACCCGGGGGTGCTGCGGGTCGACGTCGTCGACCAGGACCCGGCGTTGTTCCGGCTCGCCCGCCAGGACGCGGCCCTGTCCTCGCTGAACGGCCACGCCTTCGCGGACCCGCGCGTCCACGTCCATGCGGAGGACACGTTCCGCTGGCTGAGGCGGACCCGGGGGGCGTACGACGTGGTGATCGCCGACCTGCCCGGCCCCGGCGGCACGGCGAGCGCGAAGCTGTACTCGCAGGAGTTCTACGGCCTGTCCCGGCGCGTGCTCGCACCGGGCGGGCGGCTGGTGGTGCACGCGGGGCCGGTGACCGCCCGGCCGCGCGCGTTCTGGACGGTGGAGGCGACGGTACGGGCGGTGGGGCTCGGTACCACCCCGTACCGCGTCGACGGCCGCGCCCTGGAGCGCACGGCCGGGGCGGTCTGGGCGCCGCGCGACTGGGGGTTCGTGCTCGCCGCCCGCACCCGGCCCACGCTGACCCTGGACCCGCGCACGCCGTGCCTGCGCACGCTGACCCGGGCGGCCCTGCGGGCGGACGCACGGGCGGCGGCGCGCACCCGGGTGCCGGGGCTGCTCCCGTCGACGCTGGTGCATCCGAGGTACCAGGAATGAGCCTCCCGGCCCCCACGGACGTGCGAATCCCCTCCTGCACGGGTGCGGTTCGGGCGCTGCTGGGTAGGCTCGTCAGACATGGAGCATGAGGTGTTCGTTCCGGTTCCCGCCGAGCGGCTGAGCCAGGCGCTGGCCGACCCGGCCCGGGTGGCCCGCGCGATTCCCGGGCTCCAACAGGACGCGGGCACGGAGCCGGTCGCCGGCCGCCTCAAGGTGCGCGCCGGCGGCCACACGATCACCTACCGCGGCACCCTGCGGATCGAGGGGCGGGACGACGGCTCGTACGCGGTGGAGGGCGAGGCCACCGAGGCCCGCGGCACGGGCACGGCGAAACTGTCCCTGTCCCTGCGCCTGACCCGGGCCGAGGACGGCACCACGGTCACGTTCACGGGCACGGCCACGGCAGACGGCCGGATCGCGGACCTGCCGGCGGAGACGGTGGCGTCGGCGGCGACGCGACTGCTGGGACGGTTCGCCGAGAAGCTCGGGGAGGTGGCGGAGGAAGGCCCTCGGGAGATGACCGAACCGCCGTCACAGGAGCCGGCTCCCGAGGAGCGACCCGCCTCGGCCGGCGACACCGAGGTCCCCGCGTCGCCCCCCGAGCCCCTCGCCGAGGAGGTCGAACCCGGTCTCGTGCCCGATGCCTTCGACGAGGAGGTCGAAGGCGGCCTCGCGCCCGACACCTTCGACGAGGAGCCGCCCGCCGAGGCGGCGCACGCCCGTCG of Streptomyces cynarae contains these proteins:
- a CDS encoding DUF2617 family protein, with protein sequence MLTTLNTSYTDTRAADLAWTLGREPLPALATLDLELSGAQLQLRLLGASHQVLLEEERGVCSETVACIAGSSTPLPLGVAKRVGDWEYEFAARVEVLSPGSFAGRAQELLALVSDHPNGLAGVFPGSPHAFTAMLAQRHEGQVHWRTWHAYPQDGQLVATRTRVGVRQRTKRRDDAREKSVLSGR
- a CDS encoding SRPBCC family protein, with amino-acid sequence MEHEVFVPVPAERLSQALADPARVARAIPGLQQDAGTEPVAGRLKVRAGGHTITYRGTLRIEGRDDGSYAVEGEATEARGTGTAKLSLSLRLTRAEDGTTVTFTGTATADGRIADLPAETVASAATRLLGRFAEKLGEVAEEGPREMTEPPSQEPAPEERPASAGDTEVPASPPEPLAEEVEPGLVPDAFDEEVEGGLAPDTFDEEPPAEAAHARRTMIGRSAEEVDHAPPRGRYAPVPPPEAAAATATLRWAAPAAALLVASAIVAGRLLRRRR
- a CDS encoding polyamine aminopropyltransferase, which produces MIEPHAPAPPGAAASWGGGRNQARLPVGPGTGRFLVLAGVFVCAACGLVYELELVALASYLIGDSVTQASVVLSVMVFAMGVGSLAAKRLRCRAAAGFGAVEAALALVGGLSAMALYAVFAWTGGWGGVWSGGPRCLLVAFSLAIGLLTGAEVPLLMELIQRIRRQDAGGAVADLFAADYVGALVGGLAFPFLLLPQLGQLTGALVTGAVNAVAGGALVLGLFRRDLSRRGRRLLLVANLLVLGVLAAAAVLVDDFERAARHAVYGGHVRVALRTGGQEVVLTGGTPGRPLDLFLDGRLRVDGRDERLYHQALVHPAMSGGPHARVLVLGGGDGLAAREVLRHPGVLRVDVVDQDPALFRLARQDAALSSLNGHAFADPRVHVHAEDTFRWLRRTRGAYDVVIADLPGPGGTASAKLYSQEFYGLSRRVLAPGGRLVVHAGPVTARPRAFWTVEATVRAVGLGTTPYRVDGRALERTAGAVWAPRDWGFVLAARTRPTLTLDPRTPCLRTLTRAALRADARAAARTRVPGLLPSTLVHPRYQE